In Populus trichocarpa isolate Nisqually-1 chromosome 12, P.trichocarpa_v4.1, whole genome shotgun sequence, a genomic segment contains:
- the LOC7484740 gene encoding uncharacterized protein LOC7484740: MSGEAASSSSGVVLQGLDDVEEFIWANEGEGSLPWDRFSHVFDLVQNGNKAFRENHFEEAINYYSRANNIKPGDPIILGNRSAAYSRVSHLLKQRPASTSEDTPLNGLDPTIHAELALKDAEKVINLRNNSVNPYILKANALILLEKYELAQDVVLSGLQVDPFSNPLRVSLRNLERMLGSMMSKSLGKPERSDEFDCTLCLKLLFEPITTPCGHSFCRSCLFQSMDRGNKCPLCRTVLFISPRTCSISVTLNNIIQKNFPEEYAERKSEHDCLTNFGVDLIPLFVMDAVIPCQKFPLHIFEPRYRLMVRRIMEGNHRMGMVIIDSASGSIADLACEVEITECEPLPDGRFYLEVESRRRFRILQSWDQDGYRVAEIEWVQDNSPEGLEQRTEMQELTNSAAEYAQSWLRRAKEAARQDRRRLEKFLNVEAMMPMPLDPERFSFWLATLTDRRPSERLELLRTRDTTKRIRQGLDYLGKAEQGCRMQ; encoded by the exons ATGTCAGGTGAAGCGGCGTCGTCGTCTTCTGGAGTGGTTTTACAAGGACTCGACGATGTTGAGGAATTCATTTGG GCAAATGAAGGAGAGGGTTCGTTGCCATGGGACCGATTCAGTCATGTTTTTGATCTTGTGCAAAATGGAAACAAGGCATTCCGGGAGAATCATTTTGAGgag GCAATCAATTATTACTCAAGAGCCAATAACATTAAACCCGGTGATCCTATTATTCTTGGCAACCGTAGTGCTGCTTATAGCAG GGTCAGCCATTTACTGAAACAGAGACCTGCATCCACTTCTGAGGACACACCATTAAATGGGCTGGATCCTACTATACATGCTGAA cTTGCATTGAAGGATGCCGAGAAGGTAATAAACCTCAGAAACAATTCAGTGAATCCATACATCTTAAAGGCCAATGCTCTTATATTG CTGGAAAAGTATGAGCTGGCTCAGGATGTTGTTCTTTCAGGTCTTCAGGTTGATCCTTTCAG CAATCCTCTTCGTGTTTCTTTACGGAATTTGGAGAGAATGCTGGGCAGTATGATGAGTAAAAGTCTTGGGAAACCAGAACGTAGTGATGAATTTGATTGCACTCTCTGCCTGAAGTTACTATTTGAACCTATTACGACTCCCTGTGGGCATTCCTTTTGCCGCTCATGTCTTTTCCAGTCAATGGATCGTG GTAACAAATGCCCATTGTGTCGAACAGTTCTCTTTATCAGTCCTAGAACATGTTCAATCAG TGTGACCCTAAACAACATTATACAGAAGAACTTCCCAGAGGAATACGCTGAAAGGAAGTCCGAGCATGACTGTTTGACAAACTTTGGTGTTGATTTGATCCCTCTTTTTGTCATGGATGCTGTTATCCCGTGTCAGAAGTTTCCACTCCACATATTTGAACCACGATACAGACTGATG GTCAGGAGGATCATGGAAGGAAATCATCGGATGGGAATG GTTATCATCGATTCTGCTTCAGGCTCGATAGCTGATTTGGCTTGCGAGGTGGAGATTACTGA GTGTGAACCACTTCCAGATGGGCGCTTCTATCTAGAG GTTGAAAGTCGCCGAAGATTTAGAATCCTTCAATCTTGGGATCAAGATGG gTATCGTGTTGCAGAGATAGAATGGGTACAGGATAATTCACCTGAAGGGCTGGAACAGAGAACCGAa ATGCAGGAACTTACAAATAGCGCAGCAGAATATGCTCAGTCATGGTTAAGGAGGGCAAAGGAAGCTGCAAGACAAG ATCGAAGAAGACTTGAGAAATTTCTTAATGTGGAAGCAATGATGCCCATGCCATTGGATCCTGAACGCTTCAGTTTCTGG CTTGCTACTTTAACAGATAGGAGACCTAGTGAAAGATTGGAGCTCCTTCGTACAAGGGATACAACAAAG AGGATAAGACAAGGACTGGACTATCTTGGAAAAGCAGAACAAGGCTGCAGGATGCAGTGA
- the LOC7484741 gene encoding probable xyloglucan 6-xylosyltransferase 5 yields MGLDNFTAQKRASGGGAAGGLPTTTANGRARTMFSQGRQINKTFNNVKITILCGFVTILVLRGTIGIGNLGSSDADAVNKNLIEETNRVLKEIRSDSDPDDPADLEINPNATYTLGPKISNWDQERKVWLSQNPEFPNFVNGKPRILLLTGSPPNPCDNSIGDHYLLKGIKNKIDYCRIHGIEIVYNMAHLDKELAGYWAKLPMIRRLMLSHPEIEWIWWLDSDAMFTDMVFQIPLSKYDKHNLVIHGYPDLLFDQKSWIALNTGSFLFRNCQWSLDLLDAWAPMGPKGPIREEAGKILTANLKGRPAFEADDQSALIYLLLSQKDQWMDKVYIENQYYLHGYWAGLVDRYEEMIEKYHPGLGDERWPFVTHFVGCKPCGSYGDYPVERCLRSMERAFNFADNQVLNLYGFGHRGLLSPKIKRIRNETVTPLEYVDQFDIRRPVHGNSGSRS; encoded by the coding sequence ATGGGACTAGACAACTTCACTGCTCAAAAGAGAGCTAGCGGCGGTGGAGCAGCTGGAGGCTTACCCACAACCACCGCCAACGGAAGAGCTCGTACAATGTTTTCACAGGGGAGGCAGATCAACAAGACATTCAACAACGTCAAAATCACAATCCTCTGCGGCTTCGTTACCATCCTCGTCCTACGTGGCACTATCGGCATTGGAAACCTCGGTAGCTCCGACGCTGACGCTGTGAACAAGAATCTAATCGAAGAGACAAATCGGGTCCTGAAAGAGATCCGATCCGACAGCGACCCTGATGATCCTGCCGACTTGGAGATCAACCCCAATGCCACCTACACTTTAGGCCCCAAAATATCCAATTGGGACCAGGAACGCAAGGTATGGCTGAGTCAAAACCCAGAATTTCCAAATTTTGTCAATGGCAAGCCCCGGATTTTGCTATTAACCGGATCTCCACCGAACCCGTGTGATAACTCGATTGGAGATCATTATTTGTTAAAAGGTATAAAGAATAAGATTGATTATTGTAGGATTCATGGGATTGAGATCGTTTATAATATGGCTCATTTAGACAAGGAACTTGCTGGGTATTGGGCGAAATTGCCAATGATCAGGAGATTGATGTTGTCCCACCCTGAAATCGAATGGATTTGGTGGTTGGATAGTGATGCAATGTTTACTGATATGGTGTTTCAGATCCCCTTATCCAAGTATGATAAGCATAATTTGGTGATTCATGGCTATCCTGATTTGTTGTTTGACCAGAAGTCTTGGATTGCCTTGAATACTGGgagttttttgtttagaaattgtCAGTGGAGTTTGGATTTGCTTGATGCCTGGGCTCCCATGGGTCCTAAAGGGCCCATTAGAGAGGAGGCTGGCAAGATTTTGACTGCCAATTTGAAGGGAAGGCCAGCATTTGAGGCAGATGATCAGTCAGCTTTGATCTACTTGTTGCTTTCGCAGAAGGATCAGTGGATGGATAAGGTTTATATTGAGAATCAGTATTATTTGCACGGGTATTGGGCAGGTTTGGTGGATCGGTATGAGGAGATGATTGAAAAGTATCATCCAGGATTGGGTGATGAGAGGTGGCCATTTGTTACCCATTTTGTTGGGTGCAAACCTTGTGGGAGCTATGGGGATTATCCGGTTGAGCGGTGCTTGAGAAGCATGGAGAGAGCTTTCAATTTTGCTGATAACCAGGTCCTTAATCTGTATGGATTTGGTCATAGGGGATTGTTGAGCCCTAAGATCAAGAGAATTAGGAATGAGACTGTGACTCCGTTGGAGTACGTAGACCAGTTTGATATTCGGCGTCCAGTTCATGGCAACAGTGGATCAAGAAGCTAG
- the LOC7484742 gene encoding pentatricopeptide repeat-containing protein At5g61370, mitochondrial has translation MHCFWKSRWAGFLFQNIKTNKSKPPLYSTKQQHNQLPLELQEACKVISSWIGGLDDLELSLNQFKGQLTYPLVTQIINSCKHEAPSRRILRFFLWSNKVLDSEKLKDDDFNHVIRVLAEKKDHTGMRILISDLRKEGRVMDPQTFALVAETLVKLGREDEALGIFKNLEKFKCPQDGFAVTAIISALCAKGHAKKAQGVFSHHKNNKISGLEPCVVYRCLLYGWSVQENVKEARKIIQEMKGDGLIPDLFCYNTFLKCLCERNLKRNPSGLVPEALNVMMEMRSYRIEPNSISYNTLLSSLGRARRVKESYRMLETMKTTGCAPDWVSYFLVAKVMYLTGRFGKGNEIVDEMIGQGLLPDRKFYYNLIGVLCGVERVSYALELFERMKTSSLGGYGPVYDILIPKLCKGGDFERGRELWEEATAMGVSFSCSSDVLDPSITEVFKPRRKVEEDVKLEKFSRNEIPRLEPKSRRERGKVKKKIRGK, from the coding sequence atgcaTTGCTTCTGGAAATCAAGATGGGCTGGCTTTTTGTTCCAAAACATTAAAACTAACAAATCTAAGCCTCCTTTATATTCCACAAAGCAGCAGCATAACCAACTGCCACTTGAGCTGCAAGAAGCGTGTAAAGTTATTTCGAGCTGGATTGGTGGTTTGGATGACTTAGAGTTGagtttaaatcaatttaaaggtCAGTTAACATATCCTCTTGTTACACAAATTATAAATTCCTGCAAACATGAGGCTCCTTCCAGAAGAATCTTGAGATTTTTTCTGTGGTCCAATAAAGTTTTGGATTCTGAAAAACTGAAAGATGATGATTTCAATCATGTCATTCGAGTTTTGGCCGAGAAGAAGGATCACACAGGAATGCGTATTTTGATTTCGGATTTAAGGAAGGAAGGCCGCGTAATGGACCCACAAACTTTTGCTCTTGTAGCTGAGACTTTGGTTAAACTGGGGAGAGAAGATGAGGCGTTGGGTATATTCAAGAACTTGGAAAAGTTCAAGTGCCCACAAGATGGTTTTGCTGTTACTGCCATTATAAGCGCTCTTTGTGCGAAAGGGCATGCTAAGAAAGCACAAGGAGTGTTTTCGCACCATAAGAATAATAAGATATCCGGTTTAGAGCCTTGTGTTGTTTATAGGTGTCTTTTGTATGGGTGGTCCGTGCAGGAGAACGTGAAGGAAGCTCGAAAGATTATCCAAGAGATGAAGGGAGATGGGTTAATCCcagatttattttgttataatacTTTTCTCAAGTGCCTTTGCGAAAGAAATCTTAAACGCAATCCATCTGGACTTGTCCCTGAAGCTCTGAATGTGATGATGGAAATGAGATCATATAGGATTGAGCCAAACTCAATTAGTTACAATACATTGCTTTCTTCTCTTGGGAGAGCAAGAAGAGTTAAGGAATCGTATAGGATGCTTGAGACAATGAAAACAACAGGTTGTGCTCCTGATTGGGttagttattttcttgttgCAAAAGTGATGTATCTGACTGGTAGATTcggtaaaggaaatgaaatagtTGATGAGATGATTGGACAGGGGCTGCTGCCAGATCGTAAGTTTTACTATAATTTGATTGGTGTTCTCTGTGGAGTTGAGAGGGTGAGTTATGCCCTTGAGTTATTTGAACGAATGAAGACAAGCTCGTTGGGTGGTTATGGGCCTGTATATGATATTTTGATACCAAAGCTTTGTAAAGGTGGGGATTTTGAAAGGGGTAGAGAGCTATGGGAGGAGGCCACTGCTATGGGTGTCTCTTTTAGCTGCTCCAGTGATGTGTTGGATCCCTCTATCACTGAGGTTTTCAAGCCCAGAAGGAAGGTGGAAGAAGATGTCAAGCTTGAGAAATTCAGCAGAAACGAGATCCCCAGACTCGAGCCCAAGTCAAGACGAGAAAGGGGGAAGGTGAAGAAGAAAATCAGGGGGAAATGA